In the genome of Pyramidobacter porci, the window CGAGCTTCCTCATGGCCTCGGCGTTCCCGGCGCGCCCCACTCCCTTCTCGTGATAGCGAAGCACCCGCTCCGACCCCGACTCGATCCCCAGACACAGGCGGTCATATCCGGCTGCGTGCAGGGTCTCGAGTTCCTCCGCCGACTTTTTCATCACGTCGTCCGCCCGTGCGAAGCAGGAGACGGACTCGCACTCGGGAAAGGCGCCGCGTAGCTCCCCGGCGATCCACAGCAGTTTCTCCGCGGACAAAAAGAACGGGTTCCCTCCGGACAAAAGACAGCGCCGCACGGGCCGGCGGTCGTATTGATGGAGAAAGCGCAATTTTCCGACCTTGTCCCGTATCTCCGGGCAGGAAAGCTCCCGGTAGGCCAGCCCGTGATTCAGGTCGCAGAAGAGGCAGCGGCCATAGCTGCACCCCACGGTGACGGGAAGCTGCACGGAGCGGGATTCCGCCATCGGCACGTAGTAAAAGGCGCCGTACTCTTCGTAAAGCTCTTTTCTGAGCCGCGCCGCAACCGCGACGAAATTGCGGTCCATGCCGTCAGGCCCCGTTCCCCGGCGGAGGCGATCCGGCGTTTGCTCTGCGCTCGACACCGGCGCGCCTCAAGCCACGGAGCCCACGAACTTGCGCACTCTCGGGTTATCGCCGCCGAAGATTTCCTGCGGAGTTCCTTCAAGGGCGATTCCCCCGTTGTCCATGAACAGGACGCGGTCCGAGATCTCCTGCGCGAAACGCATCTCGTGCGTCACGATGAGCATCGTCATGCGATGCTCCGAGGCCAGCTGCCGGATAACTTCCAGCACCTCGTTGACCAGTTCGGGATCGAGGGAGGAAGTGGGCTCGTCGAAAAGCATGACTCTGGGCCTGACGGCCATGGCCCTGCCAATGCCGATCCGCTGCCGCTGCCCGCCCGACAGGTGGGCCGGATAGACGTCGCGCTTGTCGAACAGCCCGATGACCTTCAGGATCCTCTCGGCCTCTTCCCTGGCCTCGCCGCAGGGAACCTTCTGCACCTGCGTCATGGGTTCCATGATGTTTTCAAGCGCCGTCTTGTTCCGGAACAGGTTATAGTTCTGGAAGACCATGGCGGCCTTTCTGCGCAGCGCGTAAACATCCCTACGGCGGCTCCGGGAAGCGTCCACGCTGACGCCGTCGATGGCGATCACCCCCGCGGTGGGACGTTCCAGATAGTTGATGCACCGCAGCAGGGTGGATTTGCCCGTTCCCGAAGGGCCGATGATCGAGATGATCTCGCCCTCTGCGACCGAAAGACTGACGCCCTTCAGGACCTCGAGCGCGCCGAAGCTTTTTTTCAGACCGGACACCGTCAATATGGGCAGCCCGCTCATCTACTGCCCCTCCTGCACGTAAGGCCTGTTCATGTAGCGTTCCAGCACCGCCTGCGCGTAGGAGACGAGGGCGAGGATGACCCAGTAAATGAGCAGCAGGGCGATGAACCCTTCCAGATAGCGATAGGTCAGGTTGACCTCGTTTTTGGCGCAGGACGTCATGTCCATGACGCCGACGGTGAAGGCCAGCGACGTGGACTTGAACAGGTTGGCGAACGAATTGACCATGCCGGGCACGGCGACGCGGGCCGCCTGCGGGATCACGATGCGGCGGATCGTCTGCCACGGCGTCATGCCGATGGAGATCCCCGCCTCGAACTGCCCCTTGTCGACCGAACTGATGGCGCCGCGGATGTTCTCGCCCATGTAGGCCGCGAAACTGAGCGAGAGCACGATGACGACCGCCCAGAAGCTGGACAGGCTCCTGACGGTCATGGAGATCTGCGCGAAACCGTAATAAAAGACGAAGAGCTGCGCGATAAAGGGCGTGCTGCGGAAAAACGACGTGAACACGACGGAAAACTGCTTCATCACGGGAATGTCGTAGTATCGGGACGCCGCCAGCACAAAGCCGAGCAGGACCGCGAAAATGAGCGAGATGAACGCCATCGAGACCGTGTTTTTGAATCC includes:
- a CDS encoding radical SAM protein, translating into MDRNFVAVAARLRKELYEEYGAFYYVPMAESRSVQLPVTVGCSYGRCLFCDLNHGLAYRELSCPEIRDKVGKLRFLHQYDRRPVRRCLLSGGNPFFLSAEKLLWIAGELRGAFPECESVSCFARADDVMKKSAEELETLHAAGYDRLCLGIESGSERVLRYHEKGVGRAGNAEAMRKLDAAGISYSVYIILGLGGRALSGEHIAETASLLNGAHPFELTVVNLVLFRGARLAERVRAGEFKRLRPLEALGEGRRLLSLLEIPTVYDGTHKTNAFPLKGRLPEHKALLLRRLDWAIERLSRGNVQGYEMRRWRNWFTE
- a CDS encoding amino acid ABC transporter ATP-binding protein — protein: MSGLPILTVSGLKKSFGALEVLKGVSLSVAEGEIISIIGPSGTGKSTLLRCINYLERPTAGVIAIDGVSVDASRSRRRDVYALRRKAAMVFQNYNLFRNKTALENIMEPMTQVQKVPCGEAREEAERILKVIGLFDKRDVYPAHLSGGQRQRIGIGRAMAVRPRVMLFDEPTSSLDPELVNEVLEVIRQLASEHRMTMLIVTHEMRFAQEISDRVLFMDNGGIALEGTPQEIFGGDNPRVRKFVGSVA
- a CDS encoding amino acid ABC transporter permease, which translates into the protein MVFQFDYFLRMFTIIFSGFKNTVSMAFISLIFAVLLGFVLAASRYYDIPVMKQFSVVFTSFFRSTPFIAQLFVFYYGFAQISMTVRSLSSFWAVVIVLSLSFAAYMGENIRGAISSVDKGQFEAGISIGMTPWQTIRRIVIPQAARVAVPGMVNSFANLFKSTSLAFTVGVMDMTSCAKNEVNLTYRYLEGFIALLLIYWVILALVSYAQAVLERYMNRPYVQEGQ